Proteins co-encoded in one Arthrobacter sp. ERGS1:01 genomic window:
- a CDS encoding HU family DNA-binding protein yields the protein MAKNRSELVAEVAAKAETSQTAVNGVLDALFSVFESSVAAGEKITIPGWLSIERTDRAARTGRNPQTGETIQIAAGHSVKLSAGSKLKAAVSTKK from the coding sequence ATGGCTAAAAATCGTAGCGAACTGGTTGCCGAAGTTGCCGCAAAGGCTGAGACCAGCCAGACCGCAGTAAACGGCGTTCTGGATGCACTCTTCTCGGTATTCGAGAGCTCCGTTGCAGCCGGCGAAAAGATCACCATCCCGGGCTGGCTCTCCATCGAGCGCACCGACCGTGCAGCTCGCACCGGCCGCAACCCCCAGACGGGCGAGACCATCCAGATCGCAGCCGGCCACAGCGTCAAGCTGTCCGCAGGCTCGAAGCTGAAGGCTGCTGTCTCCACCAAGAAGTAG
- the rpsN gene encoding 30S ribosomal protein S14 translates to MAKKSMIAKNEQRKVIVERYAEKRLALKKALVNPASTDEEREAARLGLQKLPRNASPVRVRNRDAIDGRPRGTLQKFGISRVRFRKMAHAGELPGIKKSSW, encoded by the coding sequence ATGGCTAAGAAGTCCATGATCGCGAAGAACGAGCAGCGCAAGGTCATCGTCGAGCGTTACGCTGAGAAGCGCCTCGCCCTGAAGAAGGCCCTCGTTAACCCGGCCTCCACCGACGAAGAGCGCGAAGCAGCCCGCCTGGGCCTGCAGAAGCTCCCCCGCAACGCCTCGCCGGTGCGCGTTCGCAACCGCGACGCCATCGACGGCCGTCCGCGTGGAACGCTCCAGAAGTTCGGCATCTCCCGTGTACGCTTCCGCAAGATGGCGCACGCCGGCGAACTGCCCGGTATCAAGAAGTCCAGCTGGTAA
- the rpmG gene encoding 50S ribosomal protein L33, whose protein sequence is MAKDKDVRPIIKLKSTAGTGFTYVTRKNRRNTPDRLVLKKYDPKIRQHVEFREER, encoded by the coding sequence ATGGCAAAAGACAAGGACGTACGTCCGATCATCAAGCTGAAGAGCACCGCAGGTACCGGTTTCACGTACGTTACCCGCAAGAACCGTCGTAACACTCCGGACCGTCTGGTCCTGAAGAAGTACGATCCCAAGATCCGTCAGCACGTCGAATTCCGAGAGGAGCGCTAA
- the rpmB gene encoding 50S ribosomal protein L28 → MAAHCQVTGAEPGFGHSISHSHRRNKRRFDPNIQKKRYWVPSLRRNVTLQVSAKGIKTIDVRGIDSVVASILARGVKL, encoded by the coding sequence ATGGCAGCACACTGCCAGGTGACCGGAGCCGAGCCGGGCTTTGGACATAGCATTTCGCACTCGCACCGCCGCAACAAGCGTCGGTTCGACCCGAACATTCAGAAGAAGCGCTACTGGGTTCCGTCCCTGCGTCGCAACGTGACCCTGCAGGTTTCTGCCAAGGGCATCAAGACCATCGACGTGCGCGGTATTGACTCCGTTGTTGCCTCGATCCTGGCTCGTGGGGTGAAGCTCTAA
- a CDS encoding SGNH/GDSL hydrolase family protein codes for MEFSARYVALGDSFTEGLGDTDASLPNQVRGWADRAAEQLALHHPDGPGAFGYANLAIRGKKMKQILSEQVDAAVAMNPTLVTSYAGINDILRPKVDIDAMVAGYGEAIGKLRATGARVLIFTGFDASSSKVFAGIRGRTAVYNELVREVAELHGAELVDYWRFREYNDWRLWGVDRMHMSTPGHINMANHLLETLGESARIPMPELPPIPVRTTAETLKDNAAWTKEYVGPWISRRLRGVSSGDNLDARWPELRSPLQQH; via the coding sequence GTGGAATTTTCGGCACGGTACGTGGCATTGGGCGACTCGTTCACGGAGGGGCTGGGCGACACCGACGCGTCGCTGCCCAACCAGGTGCGCGGCTGGGCGGACAGGGCCGCAGAGCAGCTGGCACTGCACCACCCGGACGGGCCCGGCGCTTTCGGTTACGCCAATCTGGCGATCCGCGGCAAGAAGATGAAGCAAATCCTGAGCGAACAGGTCGATGCCGCCGTGGCCATGAATCCCACACTCGTCACCAGTTACGCGGGCATCAATGACATCCTGCGCCCCAAGGTGGACATCGACGCCATGGTGGCCGGCTACGGGGAGGCGATCGGGAAGTTGCGGGCCACGGGCGCGCGGGTGCTGATCTTCACCGGTTTTGACGCCAGCAGCTCCAAGGTCTTTGCGGGCATCCGCGGCCGTACCGCCGTCTACAACGAACTGGTCCGGGAGGTCGCCGAGCTCCACGGCGCCGAACTCGTCGACTACTGGCGTTTCCGCGAGTACAACGACTGGCGGTTGTGGGGCGTCGACCGGATGCACATGTCCACGCCCGGGCACATCAACATGGCCAACCACCTCCTGGAAACCCTCGGCGAATCCGCCCGGATCCCGATGCCCGAACTGCCGCCCATCCCGGTGCGGACCACGGCGGAAACGCTCAAGGACAATGCGGCGTGGACCAAGGAATACGTGGGTCCGTGGATCAGCCGGCGCCTGCGCGGCGTGTCCTCCGGCGACAACCTCGACGCCCGCTGGCCGGAACTGCGCTCCCCGCTGCAACAGCATTAA
- a CDS encoding MFS transporter: MSAPVTIWSAQYRGATIGFFGLAFMVAYSAAAITTAMPAAAGELDGLALYGLAFGITMATSVVSMTLAAIWIDKSGPQKPLLAGVAIYVVGLACAAAAPTMEWLVAARALQGLGTGLDGVALYVAIARVFPNHLRPKMFGALAAAWLLPSIVGPALSGIITDHFGWRWVFATVPVLAVIAAVIVYRGTRGAGMNERAAAPAKVVARVETEPASTGHGISTGSITASVVERVETEPPIWRRPLWAVAASASVLALGDASARAQPWWPVELGVAVVLLCVSVSKLLPRGTWRMVRGLPSLILMRGLMGTAFTIADVYLPLYMIDQRGLPAWLAGLSLTVGGVTWAVGAWLAGRGRLKPARSLRLGAAFMLAGMLVSAFVLVPGSPVWIAWLGWIAAGFGIGLAYPTQSVLVLETSALHEQGTNASALQLSETLTTAAALGVVGAVFAALLLFGESGYVMAFGVALLLALATAVVSRRAAAN, encoded by the coding sequence GTGAGCGCCCCCGTAACCATCTGGAGCGCGCAGTACCGCGGCGCCACGATTGGATTCTTCGGCTTGGCCTTCATGGTGGCGTATTCCGCGGCCGCCATCACCACCGCAATGCCGGCCGCCGCCGGGGAACTGGACGGCCTGGCCCTCTACGGCCTGGCGTTCGGCATCACGATGGCCACCTCCGTCGTCTCGATGACGCTGGCGGCCATCTGGATCGATAAGTCCGGACCCCAAAAACCGCTGCTGGCCGGCGTTGCCATCTACGTGGTGGGCCTGGCCTGCGCCGCCGCGGCGCCCACCATGGAATGGCTCGTGGCCGCCCGCGCCCTGCAGGGCCTGGGGACCGGGCTCGACGGCGTGGCCCTGTATGTGGCGATCGCCCGCGTGTTCCCCAACCACCTGCGCCCCAAGATGTTCGGCGCCCTCGCCGCAGCATGGCTGCTGCCCTCGATCGTGGGCCCGGCCCTGAGCGGGATCATCACCGACCACTTTGGCTGGCGCTGGGTCTTCGCCACCGTGCCCGTGCTGGCCGTCATTGCCGCCGTAATCGTGTACCGGGGCACCCGGGGCGCGGGCATGAACGAACGCGCAGCGGCCCCGGCCAAGGTGGTCGCGCGCGTCGAGACCGAGCCGGCCTCCACCGGGCACGGGATCTCGACAGGCTCGATCACCGCTTCGGTGGTCGAGCGCGTCGAGACCGAGCCGCCAATCTGGCGGAGGCCGTTGTGGGCCGTTGCCGCCTCGGCGTCCGTGCTGGCCCTGGGCGATGCCAGCGCCCGTGCCCAGCCGTGGTGGCCCGTGGAACTGGGGGTCGCCGTCGTACTGCTGTGCGTGTCGGTGAGCAAGCTGCTGCCGCGGGGGACGTGGCGGATGGTCCGCGGGCTGCCGTCGCTGATCCTGATGCGCGGGCTCATGGGGACCGCGTTCACGATCGCCGATGTATACCTGCCGCTGTATATGATCGACCAGCGCGGCCTGCCCGCCTGGCTGGCCGGGTTGTCGCTGACGGTGGGCGGAGTGACCTGGGCCGTGGGCGCCTGGCTGGCGGGCCGCGGCAGGTTGAAGCCGGCCCGGTCGCTGCGCCTGGGTGCCGCCTTCATGCTGGCCGGCATGCTGGTCTCGGCCTTCGTGCTGGTGCCCGGATCACCCGTGTGGATCGCCTGGCTTGGCTGGATCGCCGCCGGTTTCGGCATTGGTCTGGCCTACCCCACGCAGTCCGTGCTGGTGCTGGAGACGTCGGCCTTGCACGAACAAGGCACCAACGCCTCCGCCCTCCAGCTGAGTGAAACGCTGACGACGGCGGCCGCGCTGGGCGTGGTGGGTGCGGTCTTTGCGGCGTTGCTCCTGTTCGGTGAGTCCGGCTACGTCATGGCATTTGGCGTGGCACTGCTGCTCGCACTGGCCACTGCGGTCGTGTCCCGGCGGGCCGCGGCGAACTAG
- a CDS encoding ABC transporter ATP-binding protein, translating into MTENILTQNPGRPGAPGNGNPNRPGAGNRAGGRGLGRVNPADRTQLERQPVSLKRVAALFAPHKVTIAVVVLLLSASSIVSLAQPFLVRHIIDTALPHKDVRLLLWLTGGLVAVAAATSVIGVLQTWMTTGMGQTIMHKLRTQLFTHLQKQSLGFFTRTRGGEVQSRLNNDITGMQTVITSTATGIASNVTTTVATAVAMVALSPKLSLLSLIVLPPAIWFTRRVALLRRDITSTLQSELATMNTQVEEGLSISGVRLAKTLGTTGRDASRYTTSSARLIDLEMRSQLAGRWRMAAMGIIFSAIPAVIYLAAGLPATSGGMTIGTLVAFTALQGTIFRPIMGLMSLGVQWVTAMALFSRIFEYLDLKPEITAPANPAKLDPATVRGEVRFEGVRFAYDDGTDVLHGIDLALPAGETTAVVGPTGSGKSTMGSLVSRLHDATAGRITIDGVDVRDIAPEDLTRIVGVVSQETYLIHDTIRENLLLAKPDADDAELWSALASAQIADLIAGLPDGLDTMVGARGHRFSGGEQQRLAIARTILRNPKVLVLDEATSALDNTTEALVQSALDRLAVGRTTLTIAHRLSTVEKAEQLVVLAGGTIVEAGSPAALQDADGAYARLRESREEEPAAV; encoded by the coding sequence GTGACGGAGAATATCCTCACTCAGAATCCCGGCCGGCCCGGCGCTCCCGGTAACGGAAATCCAAACCGCCCCGGCGCCGGAAACCGCGCCGGCGGCCGTGGCCTCGGCCGCGTCAACCCGGCGGACCGCACGCAACTGGAGCGGCAGCCCGTCAGCCTCAAGCGCGTCGCGGCCCTCTTCGCCCCGCACAAGGTGACGATCGCCGTCGTCGTGCTTTTGCTCAGCGCGTCCAGCATTGTCAGCCTGGCCCAGCCATTCTTGGTCCGCCACATCATCGACACCGCACTGCCGCACAAGGACGTGCGCCTGCTCCTGTGGCTCACCGGCGGGCTGGTTGCCGTGGCTGCCGCGACGTCCGTGATCGGCGTCCTGCAGACGTGGATGACCACCGGCATGGGCCAAACCATCATGCACAAGCTGCGCACCCAGCTGTTCACGCACCTGCAAAAGCAGTCGCTGGGCTTCTTCACCCGGACCCGCGGCGGCGAGGTGCAATCCCGGCTGAACAACGACATCACCGGCATGCAAACCGTCATCACATCCACGGCCACCGGCATCGCCTCGAACGTCACCACCACGGTCGCCACGGCCGTCGCCATGGTGGCGCTTTCCCCCAAACTTTCGCTGCTCTCGCTGATCGTGCTCCCGCCGGCCATCTGGTTCACCCGTCGCGTGGCCCTGCTGCGTCGCGACATCACGAGCACGCTGCAAAGCGAACTGGCCACCATGAACACGCAGGTCGAGGAGGGGCTGAGCATTTCCGGGGTCCGGCTCGCCAAGACGCTCGGCACCACCGGCCGCGACGCCAGCCGCTACACCACCAGCTCGGCGCGCCTCATCGATTTGGAAATGCGCTCCCAACTGGCGGGCCGCTGGCGGATGGCCGCCATGGGCATCATCTTCTCCGCCATCCCCGCGGTCATCTACCTGGCCGCCGGCCTTCCCGCCACGAGCGGCGGCATGACCATCGGCACCCTGGTCGCGTTCACGGCGCTGCAGGGCACCATCTTCCGCCCTATCATGGGCCTGATGAGCCTCGGCGTCCAGTGGGTCACGGCCATGGCCTTGTTCAGCCGCATCTTTGAATACCTCGACCTCAAACCCGAAATCACCGCACCCGCCAATCCGGCCAAGCTGGACCCGGCCACGGTGCGCGGCGAGGTCCGCTTCGAGGGTGTCCGTTTCGCGTACGACGACGGCACGGACGTCCTGCACGGCATCGACCTTGCGCTTCCCGCCGGGGAAACCACCGCCGTGGTGGGTCCCACCGGCTCCGGGAAATCGACCATGGGCTCGCTGGTCTCCCGCCTGCACGACGCCACCGCCGGGCGGATCACCATTGACGGGGTGGACGTCCGGGACATCGCCCCGGAGGACCTGACCCGCATTGTTGGGGTCGTGTCCCAGGAAACGTACCTGATCCACGACACCATCCGGGAAAACCTGCTCCTCGCCAAGCCCGACGCGGACGACGCCGAACTCTGGAGCGCGCTGGCCTCGGCCCAGATCGCCGACCTGATCGCCGGCCTGCCGGACGGGCTGGACACCATGGTGGGTGCCCGCGGGCACCGATTCTCCGGGGGAGAGCAGCAACGCCTGGCCATCGCCCGGACCATCCTGCGCAACCCGAAGGTGCTGGTCCTGGACGAGGCAACCTCGGCGCTGGACAACACCACCGAGGCCCTGGTGCAGTCGGCTCTTGACCGGCTCGCCGTGGGCCGGACCACGCTGACCATCGCGCACCGGCTCTCCACCGTGGAGAAGGCCGAACAGCTCGTGGTCCTGGCCGGCGGAACCATTGTGGAGGCGGGCTCGCCCGCCGCGCTGCAGGACGCGGACGGCGCCTATGCGCGGCTGCGCGAGTCCCGCGAGGAGGAACCGGCAGCAGTCTAG
- a CDS encoding MarR family winged helix-turn-helix transcriptional regulator, with protein MRSQPADPADLGELFHAAFRGLRRTWADQLSPWDLTPHQWRALSTLLRGGGYSGACSGNLSDGGGLRLKDLADRLRIAPRSATEVVDQLEAKGLVRREPDPTDRRATLVRATAEGEELFAKAGAERREKANEYFGRLSADDQADLARILGQLGH; from the coding sequence ATGCGATCCCAGCCAGCAGACCCGGCCGACCTCGGCGAACTTTTCCATGCCGCTTTCCGCGGGCTGCGCCGCACGTGGGCCGATCAGCTCTCCCCATGGGACCTGACCCCGCACCAGTGGCGGGCGTTGTCCACGCTGCTGCGCGGGGGCGGCTATTCCGGGGCCTGCTCCGGCAACTTGTCCGACGGCGGCGGACTGCGCCTGAAGGATTTGGCGGACCGGCTCCGCATTGCCCCGCGCTCCGCCACCGAGGTGGTGGACCAGCTCGAGGCCAAGGGCCTGGTGCGCCGCGAACCGGACCCCACCGACCGGCGCGCCACCCTGGTGCGGGCCACGGCGGAGGGTGAGGAACTGTTCGCGAAGGCGGGCGCGGAACGGCGCGAGAAGGCCAACGAATACTTTGGCCGGCTCAGCGCCGACGACCAGGCGGACCTGGCCCGGATCCTGGGACAGCTGGGCCACTGA
- a CDS encoding metal-dependent hydrolase family protein: MSNAATGTLTITNALIFDGSSPELVEGSIVMRDGVIEAVGDVAPVGEVVDAGGKVVVPGLIDAHFHAYAVGLGGFEVEKGPLSYAALVGAQRLGSALKRGFTTVRDVAGGDIGLAKAVRGGVFASPRYLFTGPAMSQTGGHGDPRAEDLDLCFSHGHMCSVIDGVDDLRKAVRDRFRTGSHAIKIMTSGGVVSLTDPIRVPQYSAAEIQAVVEEAGRRNSYVAAHAYSPEAIRHSVENGVRTIEHGNLMDQETAELMARHGSYLVPTLAAYDAMNRRGEALGLHPVSQVKNAEVLSAGKTAIALALAAGVKVGFGSDLMGELENDQLVGVRLQSESAGMFETLKSMTSVNAEIIQDAGLGRIGAGAHADVVILDGNPFDDSAVLWDEARPRVVIQAGRIVA, from the coding sequence ATGTCCAACGCCGCCACCGGGACGCTGACCATCACCAACGCGCTGATCTTTGACGGGTCTTCACCGGAGCTGGTGGAGGGCTCGATCGTGATGCGCGACGGCGTCATCGAGGCCGTGGGCGACGTGGCGCCGGTGGGTGAGGTGGTCGACGCCGGCGGGAAAGTGGTGGTTCCCGGGCTCATCGACGCGCACTTCCACGCCTACGCCGTGGGGCTGGGCGGCTTCGAGGTGGAAAAGGGCCCGTTGAGCTATGCGGCGCTCGTGGGTGCGCAACGCCTGGGGTCGGCGCTGAAGCGCGGCTTCACCACGGTGCGCGACGTGGCCGGCGGCGACATCGGCCTGGCCAAGGCGGTGCGCGGCGGCGTGTTCGCATCCCCGCGCTACCTGTTCACTGGCCCGGCCATGAGCCAGACCGGCGGTCACGGCGACCCCCGGGCCGAGGACCTGGACCTGTGCTTCAGCCATGGCCACATGTGCTCCGTCATCGACGGTGTGGACGATCTCCGCAAGGCCGTCCGCGACAGGTTCCGCACCGGCAGCCACGCCATCAAGATCATGACCTCCGGCGGCGTCGTCTCGCTGACCGATCCCATCCGGGTTCCGCAGTATTCGGCCGCCGAAATCCAGGCCGTCGTGGAGGAGGCGGGCCGCCGCAACAGCTATGTGGCCGCCCACGCGTACTCGCCCGAGGCCATCAGGCATTCCGTGGAGAACGGGGTGCGGACCATTGAACACGGAAACCTCATGGATCAGGAAACCGCCGAACTCATGGCCCGACACGGCAGCTACCTGGTACCCACGCTGGCCGCCTACGACGCCATGAACCGCCGCGGCGAGGCGCTGGGCCTGCACCCGGTTTCGCAGGTGAAGAACGCCGAGGTGCTCTCCGCCGGCAAGACCGCCATCGCCCTGGCGTTGGCGGCCGGGGTCAAGGTCGGCTTTGGCTCGGACTTGATGGGCGAGCTCGAGAACGACCAATTGGTGGGCGTGCGCCTGCAAAGTGAATCGGCGGGCATGTTTGAGACGTTGAAGTCCATGACATCCGTCAACGCGGAGATCATCCAGGACGCCGGGCTCGGCCGAATTGGCGCCGGGGCGCATGCCGATGTGGTGATCCTGGACGGCAACCCGTTCGACGATTCCGCCGTCCTGTGGGACGAGGCCCGCCCGCGCGTGGTCATCCAGGCCGGCCGCATCGTGGCCTAG
- a CDS encoding VOC family protein yields the protein MTTRLNPYLGFRGNAKDAMEFYQSVFGGELTLSSFRDGGGGVEEAELDQIMHGALLTDGGLSLMGSDTPSHMEFTPGTNHQVSLTGEDEAELRGYWDKLSASGTVTMPLEKAPWGDTFGMCVDGYGIPWLVNISGAPQG from the coding sequence ATGACGACTCGCCTCAACCCGTACCTTGGCTTTCGCGGCAACGCAAAGGACGCCATGGAGTTTTACCAGAGTGTCTTCGGCGGCGAATTGACGCTCAGCAGCTTCCGCGACGGCGGCGGCGGCGTCGAGGAGGCCGAGCTGGACCAGATCATGCACGGCGCGCTCCTCACCGATGGCGGCCTTTCGCTGATGGGCTCCGACACGCCCAGCCACATGGAATTCACCCCCGGCACCAACCACCAGGTCTCGCTCACCGGCGAGGATGAGGCCGAACTCCGCGGCTACTGGGACAAGCTGTCCGCCAGCGGCACCGTCACCATGCCGCTCGAGAAGGCGCCGTGGGGCGACACCTTCGGCATGTGCGTTGACGGTTACGGGATCCCCTGGCTGGTCAACATCTCGGGCGCCCCGCAGGGCTGA
- a CDS encoding siderophore-interacting protein, which produces MSAATIERPAEVIRPIRVFNGTVGAVRQLTPHFLRITVVGPELEHFGTNADGHTLDLRIKVMIPVPGHPLPDFGAVEGVLDDGWYQTWLAMDPDTRGYMRTYTVRALRPAVPASGGRAAVSAEVDLDFVMHLDGGSGPAALWASQAQVGDPMVLIGPDARSGDCLGIEFDLGAANRVLLVGDETAVPAIAGILATLPAHVTGHAVLEVPAAEDFLDLPTESGVEVRWLARAGGSAGAAAHGGLMSADVHRIIAPSACSRGEEPDDVDIDADILWETPLMEPGEGFYAWIAGEAAAVRELRRYLVRDVGVDRNAVAFMGYWRLGKAQAS; this is translated from the coding sequence ATGAGTGCAGCAACGATTGAACGGCCCGCCGAGGTCATCCGGCCCATCCGGGTGTTCAACGGAACCGTGGGCGCCGTGCGCCAGCTGACCCCGCATTTCCTCCGGATCACGGTGGTGGGACCCGAGCTTGAGCACTTCGGCACGAACGCCGACGGCCACACCCTGGACCTGCGGATCAAGGTCATGATCCCGGTCCCGGGGCACCCGCTGCCCGACTTTGGCGCCGTGGAGGGCGTCCTGGATGACGGCTGGTACCAAACCTGGCTGGCCATGGACCCGGACACGCGCGGCTACATGCGCACGTACACGGTCCGGGCGCTGCGCCCCGCCGTCCCGGCCTCGGGCGGCCGTGCCGCCGTGTCCGCCGAGGTGGACCTCGACTTCGTCATGCACCTCGACGGCGGCTCCGGACCGGCCGCCCTCTGGGCATCCCAAGCGCAGGTGGGGGACCCCATGGTGCTGATCGGCCCCGACGCGCGCTCCGGCGACTGCCTGGGCATCGAGTTCGATCTTGGCGCGGCGAACCGGGTGCTGCTGGTGGGCGACGAGACCGCCGTTCCGGCCATCGCCGGCATCCTGGCGACCCTGCCCGCACACGTCACGGGGCACGCCGTTTTGGAGGTCCCCGCCGCCGAGGACTTCCTGGACCTGCCCACGGAATCGGGCGTGGAGGTGCGCTGGCTGGCACGCGCCGGGGGTTCGGCCGGGGCTGCGGCGCACGGCGGGCTGATGTCCGCCGACGTCCACCGGATCATCGCGCCGTCGGCCTGCAGCCGCGGCGAGGAGCCCGACGACGTCGACATCGACGCGGACATCCTGTGGGAGACGCCGCTGATGGAACCGGGCGAGGGCTTCTACGCCTGGATTGCCGGCGAGGCCGCCGCCGTCCGGGAGCTGCGCCGCTACCTGGTGCGCGACGTCGGCGTGGACCGCAACGCCGTCGCCTTCATGGGCTACTGGCGGCTCGGCAAGGCGCAGGCATCCTGA
- a CDS encoding ABC transporter ATP-binding protein: MSAKTSTPASALGAEGVSLGYGDRRIVDSLSVELPAGRVTIIVGANACGKSTLLRGLARLLKPSAGVVQLNGTDIHKMPTKTLARELGILPQTPTAPDGITVADLVGRGRSPHQGWFRQWTADDDAAVAEALTATGTLELAERSIDELSGGQRQRVWIAMALAQQTDILLLDEPTTYLDLAHQVEVLDVVSELNARRGITVAIVLHDLNLAARYADHLIAMKAGRIVAQGEPSAVMTAELVQEVFGLESVVVPDPVVGSPMVVPVGRRAAAFAAAAKKSDPAVPTISAISAMEGVQA, from the coding sequence ATGAGCGCAAAGACTTCCACCCCGGCATCCGCCCTGGGCGCCGAGGGAGTATCCCTCGGCTACGGCGACCGCAGGATCGTCGATTCACTGTCCGTGGAGCTGCCCGCAGGCCGGGTGACCATCATCGTCGGCGCGAACGCCTGCGGAAAATCCACCTTGCTGCGCGGCCTGGCCCGCCTGCTCAAGCCAAGTGCCGGCGTCGTCCAGCTCAACGGCACCGACATCCACAAGATGCCCACCAAGACGCTGGCCCGGGAGCTGGGCATCCTGCCGCAGACACCCACCGCACCCGACGGCATCACCGTCGCCGACCTTGTGGGCCGCGGCCGCAGCCCGCACCAGGGCTGGTTCCGGCAATGGACCGCCGACGACGACGCCGCCGTCGCCGAGGCGCTCACGGCGACCGGCACGCTGGAGCTGGCCGAGCGGAGCATCGACGAACTTTCCGGCGGGCAGCGCCAGCGCGTGTGGATCGCCATGGCACTGGCCCAGCAAACCGACATCCTGCTGCTCGACGAGCCCACCACCTACCTGGACCTGGCGCACCAGGTGGAGGTGCTCGACGTGGTGTCCGAACTCAACGCCCGGCGCGGCATCACGGTGGCCATTGTGCTGCACGATCTGAACCTTGCCGCCCGGTACGCGGACCACCTGATCGCCATGAAGGCCGGGCGGATCGTGGCGCAGGGCGAGCCGTCGGCCGTCATGACCGCGGAGCTCGTGCAGGAGGTTTTCGGACTGGAATCGGTGGTGGTGCCGGATCCGGTGGTGGGTTCGCCCATGGTGGTGCCCGTGGGGCGCCGGGCCGCGGCGTTCGCGGCGGCCGCAAAAAAGAGCGACCCGGCAGTTCCCACAATTTCGGCAATATCCGCGATGGAAGGTGTGCAGGCATGA
- a CDS encoding FecCD family ABC transporter permease: MSAGIAQAVEHAAEPAAAAAVRALRGRPRRRRRLVTAALALLVFGLLAVNILLGSYTVTIPDFLRLLAGAHIPGASFIVMDNKLPQALTGLLAGASFGVAGAIFQSMLRNPLASPDIIGISYGASATAVAAIVIFGISGVGVSLAAVIGALVVALLITVLARGRGGSGLILIGIGAAAFMQAAVTFMLARADINNAQDAMVWLTGSLNSADWGRVIVLTVALAVLLPVVAFASRGLQGLQLGEDTAAGLGFNVPRTRILLTVLGVLLAALPTAAAGPIAFVAFLSGPIAKRLNGGAPSLGLSALVGAGIVLGANFLAINGIPGTSLPVGVVTGALGAPFLLWLLISTNRNSQGG, from the coding sequence GTGAGTGCCGGGATCGCGCAGGCTGTTGAGCACGCAGCCGAACCCGCCGCCGCCGCGGCGGTGCGGGCGCTGCGCGGGCGGCCCCGCCGTCGCCGGCGCCTGGTCACCGCGGCGCTGGCCCTGCTGGTGTTCGGCCTGCTGGCCGTGAATATCCTGCTGGGCAGCTACACCGTCACCATCCCCGACTTCCTCCGGCTGCTGGCCGGCGCGCACATCCCCGGCGCCAGCTTCATCGTCATGGACAACAAGCTGCCGCAGGCCCTGACGGGGCTTTTGGCGGGGGCGTCGTTTGGCGTGGCCGGCGCCATCTTCCAGTCCATGCTGCGCAACCCGCTGGCCAGCCCCGACATCATCGGCATCAGCTACGGGGCCAGCGCCACGGCCGTCGCCGCGATCGTGATCTTCGGGATCAGCGGCGTGGGCGTGTCCCTCGCGGCCGTGATCGGCGCCCTGGTGGTGGCCCTGCTCATCACCGTGCTGGCCCGGGGCCGGGGCGGTTCCGGACTGATCCTGATCGGCATCGGCGCGGCCGCGTTCATGCAGGCCGCCGTCACGTTCATGCTGGCCCGGGCGGACATCAACAACGCCCAGGACGCCATGGTGTGGCTGACGGGCTCGCTGAACTCGGCCGACTGGGGGCGGGTCATCGTGCTGACCGTGGCCCTCGCCGTGCTGCTGCCGGTTGTCGCCTTCGCATCCCGCGGGCTGCAGGGCCTGCAACTGGGCGAGGACACCGCCGCCGGGCTCGGCTTCAACGTGCCCCGGACAAGGATCCTGCTGACGGTGCTGGGCGTCCTGCTGGCCGCCCTGCCCACCGCCGCGGCCGGCCCCATCGCATTCGTGGCCTTCCTGTCCGGGCCCATCGCCAAACGCCTCAACGGGGGAGCGCCAAGCCTGGGCCTGTCCGCCCTGGTCGGCGCCGGCATCGTGCTGGGCGCCAACTTCCTGGCCATCAACGGAATACCCGGCACGTCCCTGCCGGTGGGCGTGGTGACCGGTGCGCTGGGCGCGCCGTTCCTGCTGTGGCTGCTGATCTCGACCAACCGCAACAGCCAAGGAGGCTGA